The proteins below come from a single Gossypium raimondii isolate GPD5lz chromosome 2, ASM2569854v1, whole genome shotgun sequence genomic window:
- the LOC105787620 gene encoding glutamate receptor 3.6 isoform X2 has product MSAKIFAFVLLLILSSKCSGIRDGDDQKDTEDDSCLMSCNTASDAHHIQLKFNHSPGNVTPIDLYDDYQNYVAIKNLTSHRLPILCTVTSYETAFSAEINAFTRRAKANVLCALPAIDKATMGNESSTSYMSRHMYEIAREIASLIGDYLWLKPGTTVYEESDRISDLDIVTFNLNSRNPTPNTGGIIQMAATLSFSTSKPVHYYTEKSIAVPVRSIPMQFLNISQDEKNHNEAQITGFWTDLFKEAVAVMPINTTYKLVPFYGSDDQLFKALARRTFDAAIGLTVMTRKGSELLEFSYPYFEVGPMLVMKEKPEPNQVFSFMMPFTNEMWCTLAAMTMFNAFVIWLVESRTGHESVGAIFWFPLATLFYGGHRESPRSNLTYFVLAPWLVLILVVSSTYTQSFTSMITSSDTESSSCLDIEDLKKTNAIVGCDMEDSIMLQHLVEYIGFQRKNIKHIAQSSIDDYAKALSTGKIKAAFFWAPYSGLFLAKYCKGFRSWGPNHNLRGSSVIFPRDSPFAPYMSEAMVRLCGSGKFKRMKDDLLSFPECSSSTIDVTMKRGIGPGPFSGLFILSGTASAVAILITVIRPMRRRWERLVQGMLMGRGLWVWLTTLFSRDQRGNQLQVQLARISFTSQTQLTSS; this is encoded by the exons ATGTCTGCTAAgatttttgcttttgttttgctGTTGATACTGTCATCAAAGTGTAGTGGGATAAGAGATGGAGATGATCAGAAAGATACAGAGGATGATTCATGTTTGATGAGTTGTAACACAGCCTCAGATGCACACCATATCCAGTTAAAATTCAACCATTCGCCTGGGAATGTTACACCCATAGATCTATATg ATgattatcaaaattatgttgCCATAAAAAATTTGACTTCACACAGGTTACCGATTCTATGTACCGTCACAAGTTATGAAACCGCTTTCTCTGCGGAAATCAATGCGTTTACCAGGAGAGCCAAGGCAAACGTACTTTGTGCGCTGCCTGCAATAGATAAAGCAACAATGGGAAACGAATCTTCGACGAGTTACATGTCTCGTCATATGTACGAAATTGCTCGCGAGATTGCCAGTCTAATCGGCGACTACCTATGGTTGAAGCCTGGGACGACTGTTTACGAGGAATCTGATAGAATTAGTGATTTAGACATAGTCACTTTCAACTTGAACAGCCGTAATCCAACGCCGAATACAGGTGGGATCATTCAAATGGCTGCAACTTTATCATTTTCGACATCCAAGCCAGTTCACTATTATACAGAGAAAAGCATTGCCGTACCAGTAAGATCGATTCCCATGCAGTTTCTTAACATAAGCCAGGACGAGAAGAACCATAATGAAGCACAAATAACAGGGTTTTGGACTGATCTTTTTAAAGAAGCTGTTGCAGTGATGCCAATCAATACCACTTATAAATTGGTTCCTTTCTACGGTTCTGATGATCAATTGTTTAAGGCACTTGCTCGCAGG ACTTTTGATGCAGCCATTGGCTTAACAGTAATGACCAGAAAAGGGTCCGAGCTCTTAGAATTCTCATATCCATATTTCGAAGTAGGCCCGATGCTAGTGATGAAGGAAAAGCCTGAACCGAACCAAGTTTTTTCATTCATGATGCCTTTCACCAACGAGATGTGGTGTACTTTGGCAGCTATGACGATGTTCAATGCTTTTGTTATTTGGTTAGTTGAGTCTAGAACTGGTCATGAATCTGTTGGAGCTATCTTCTGGTTCCCTTTGGCAACCCTCTTCTATGGAGGGCATA GGGAATCACCGAGGAgcaatttaacatattttgtgTTGGCCCCATGGTTGGTCCTGATCCTGGTTGTTTCTTCAACCTATACACAAAGCTTTACTTCCATGATAACAAGCTCAGACACCGAGTCATCATCTTGCTTAGATATAGAAGATCTCAAGAAAACAAATGCTATTGTGGGTTGTGATATGGAAGATTCAATTATGTTGCAGCATTTAGTGGAGTACATTGGGTTCCAAAGAAAGAACATCAAGCACATTGCTCAATCTTCAATCGATGATTATGCTAAAGCTCTATCAACTGGAAAAATAAAGGCTGCATTCTTCTGGGCGCCTTATTCGGGTCTTTTCCTTGCAAAATACTGCAAAGGTTTCAGATCTTGGGGACCCAACCATAATCTACGTGGTTCTTCAGTT ATTTTTCCAAGGGATTCTCCTTTTGCTCCATACATGTCAGAGGCCATGGTGCGATTATGTGGGAGTGGAAAATTCAAGCGAATGAAGGATGATTTACTATCATTTCCTGAGTGTTCGAGTTCAACAATTGATGTCACCATGAAACGGGGAATAGGACCTGGGCCCTTCTCAggcttatttattttatcaggCACGGCATCTGCAGTTGCAATATTGATCACGGTTATTCGACCGATGAGAAGACGCTGGGAAAGGTTGGTTCAAGGAATGTTGATGGGTAGAGGACTTTGGGTATGGCTGACTACTCTGTTTTCTCGAGACCAAAGGGGAAATCAGCTCCAAGTTCAACTAGCAAGGATTAGTTTCACGTCCCAAACACAACTTACCAGCTCCTAG
- the LOC128035247 gene encoding uncharacterized protein LOC128035247 isoform X2, with product MAATLLFSTSKPLHYYTELSIAVPVRSIPSQFLNISHDDKSHNEAQITGFWIDLFKEAIAVMPINTTYKLVPFYGSDDQLFDTSSQDFCCSHWPMVGPDPGCFFNLYTKLYFHDNNKLRHRVIILLGYRKS from the exons ATGGCTGCAACTTTATTGTTTTCGACATCCAAGCCGCTTCACTATTATACCGAGTTAAGTATTGCTGTACCAGTAAGATCGATTCCCAGCCAGTTTCTTAATATAAGCCATGACGACAAGAGCCATAATGAAGCACAAATAACAGGGTTTTGGATTGATCTGTTTAAAGAAGCTATTGCAGTGATGCCAATCAATACCACTTATAAGCTGGTCCCTTTCTACGGTTCTGATGATCAATTGTTTGACACCAGCTCGCAGG ACTTTTGCTGCAGCCATTGGCCCATGGTTGGTCCTGATCCTGGTTGTTTCTTCAACCTATACACAAAGCTTTACTTCCACGATAACAACAAGCTCAGACACCGAGTCATCATCTTGCTTGGATATAGAAAATCTTAA
- the LOC105787622 gene encoding glutamate receptor 3.1 encodes MQGAAFTKLFAIVFLLLLSSKCSGTIDGDDREDVEADVCMCCAAARDTHPIQLQFNHLHGEVKPIDLDDHYQNYAAIKNLTTHGHRLPILCNVTKYETAFSKEVNEFAKRTKATVHCALPARAEATMINESSTSYMSRHMYEIVRNIARSIGTFPGMKLKPGLTWYMSKGISDLDIVTFSLNSRQPQNASGIVQLDATLSFLASKPVHCHFYKGLSIGVPVRSIPKQFINISHAKKNYEETQITGFWVDIFKEATSMMSVDRPYKLVPFYGSDDQLFKELACRTFDAAIGLAVMTKERSQVVEFSYPYIEVGPVVVIKENLEMNQFFSFMIPFTNKMWFTLAAITVFNAFVIQLVESGTGHESVGAIFWIPLATLFYGGHKESPRNSLTNFVLAPWFILILVVSSTYTASFTSMITSSDTESSSYLDIEILKKTNATVGCDMEDSIMLQHLVEVIGFQRKNIKHIAQSSFDDYAKALSTGYIKAAFFWTPYAEVFLAKYCKGFRAWSPSHGLRGSSIIVPQGSSFGSHMSEAMKLLIQSGKLKQMKEDMLSLSYCSSSTNDGTMKRGVGPGPFSGFFILSGSASAIALVITVIRLLRRRWERLVQGMLMGRELWVWLTTVFLETRGESSFRFN; translated from the exons ATGCAGGGGGCAGCCTTTACCAAGCTTTTTGCTATTGTGTTTCTATTATTACTGTCATCAAAGTGTAGTGGGACAATAGATGGAGATGATCGGGAAGATGTGGAAGCTGATGTATGTATGTGTTGTGCCGCCGCCAGAGATACACATCCAATCCAATTACAATTCAACCATTTGCATGGGGAAGTTAAACCCATAGATCTCGATG ATCATTATCAAAACTATGCGGCCATAAAAAACCTGACTACGCACGGACACAGGTTACCAATTCTTTGTAATGTCACAAAATATGAAACTGCATTTTCTAAGGAAGTAAATGAGTTTGCCAAGAGAACCAAGGCGACCGTACATTGTGCTCTACCCGCAAGAGCTGAAGCAACAATGATAAATGAATCATCAACGAGTTACATGTCTCGTCATATGTATGAAATTGTTCGCAATATTGCTAGATCAATCGGCACCTTCCCGGGGATGAAGTTAAAACCTGGATTGACTTGGTACATGTCCAAAGGAATTAGTGATTTAGACATCGTCACTTTCAGCTTGAACAGCCGCCAACCACAAAATGCTAGTGGGATTGTTCAACTGGATGCAACTTTATCGTTTTTGGCATCCAAGCCGGTTCACTGTCACTTTTATAAAGGGTTAAGCATTGGTGTACCAGTAAGATCGATTCCCAAGCAGTTTATTAACATAAGCCATGCCAAGAAGAACTACGAGGAAACACAAATAACAGGGTTTTGGGTAGATATTTTTAAAGAAGCTACTTCAATGATGTCAGTCGATAGACCTTATAAACTGGTTCCTTTCTACGGGTCTGACGATCAGCTGTTTAAGGAACTTGCTTGCAGG ACTTTTGATGCAGCCATTGGCTTAGCAGTAATGACCAAGGAACGATCCCAGGTTGTAGAATTCTCATATCCATATATTGAAGTAGGCCCGGTGGTAGTGATTAAGGAGAACCTTGAAATgaaccaatttttttcattcatgaTCCCTTTCACCAACAAGATGTGGTTTACTTTGGCTGCTATCACTGTGTTCAATGCTTTTGTTATTCAATTAGTTGAATCTGGAACTGGCCATGAATCTGTTGGAGCTATCTTCTGGATCCCTTTGGCGACCCTCTTCTATGGAGGGCATA AAGAATCACCGAGGAACAGCTTAACTAATTTTGTGCTGGCCCCATGGTTCATCCTGATCCTGGTTGTTTCTTCAACCTATACAGCAAGCTTTACTTCCATGATAACAAGCTCAGACACCGAGTCATCATCTTACTTAGATATAGAAATTCTCAAGAAAACAAATGCAACTGTAGGTTGTGATATGGAAGATTCAATTATGTTGCAGCATTTAGTGGAGGTCATTGGGTTCCAAAGAAAGAATATCAAGCACATTGCTCAATCTTCATTTGATGATTATGCAAAGGCTCTATCAACTGGATATATAAAGGCTGCATTCTTTTGGACGCCATATGCCGAAGTTTTCCTTGCAAAATACTGCAAAGGTTTCAGAGCTTGGAGCCCAAGCCATGGCCTACGCGGTTCTTCAATT ATTGTTCCGCAGGGTTCTTCTTTCGGTTCACATATGTCAGAGGCTATGAAGCTATTAATACAAAGTGGGAAACTCAAGCAAATGAAGGAAGATATGCTATCTCTTTCATATTGTTCGAGTTCAACTAATGATGGTACCATGAAACGTGGAGTAGGACCTGGACCCTTCTcgggattttttattttatcaggCTCGGCGTCTGCAATTGCATTGGTGATCACGGTCATTCGACTATTAAGAAGACGTTGGGAGAGGTTGGTTCAAGGAATGTTGATGGGTAGAGAGCTCTGGGTGTGGCTGACTACTGTGTTTCTCGAAACCAGAGGGGAAAGCAGCTTCAGGTTCAACTAG
- the LOC105787620 gene encoding glutamate receptor 3.7 isoform X1: MSAKIFAFVLLLILSSKCSGIRDGDDQKDTEDDSCLMSCNTASDAHHIQLKFNHSPGNVTPIDLYDDYQNYVAIKNLTSHRLPILCTVTSYETAFSAEINAFTRRAKANVLCALPAIDKATMGNESSTSYMSRHMYEIAREIASLIGDYLWLKPGTTVYEESDRISDLDIVTFNLNSRNPTPNTGGIIQMAATLSFSTSKPVHYYTEKSIAVPVRSIPMQFLNISQDEKNHNEAQITGFWTDLFKEAVAVMPINTTYKLVPFYGSDDQLFKALARRTFDAAIGLTVMTRKGSELLEFSYPYFEVGPMLVMKEKPEPNQVFSFMMPFTNEMWCTLAAMTMFNAFVIWLVESRTGHESVGAIFWFPLATLFYGGHSKIYVNFKHFTSLLSMFYMDYMNFFCNAGESPRSNLTYFVLAPWLVLILVVSSTYTQSFTSMITSSDTESSSCLDIEDLKKTNAIVGCDMEDSIMLQHLVEYIGFQRKNIKHIAQSSIDDYAKALSTGKIKAAFFWAPYSGLFLAKYCKGFRSWGPNHNLRGSSVIFPRDSPFAPYMSEAMVRLCGSGKFKRMKDDLLSFPECSSSTIDVTMKRGIGPGPFSGLFILSGTASAVAILITVIRPMRRRWERLVQGMLMGRGLWVWLTTLFSRDQRGNQLQVQLARISFTSQTQLTSS, encoded by the exons ATGTCTGCTAAgatttttgcttttgttttgctGTTGATACTGTCATCAAAGTGTAGTGGGATAAGAGATGGAGATGATCAGAAAGATACAGAGGATGATTCATGTTTGATGAGTTGTAACACAGCCTCAGATGCACACCATATCCAGTTAAAATTCAACCATTCGCCTGGGAATGTTACACCCATAGATCTATATg ATgattatcaaaattatgttgCCATAAAAAATTTGACTTCACACAGGTTACCGATTCTATGTACCGTCACAAGTTATGAAACCGCTTTCTCTGCGGAAATCAATGCGTTTACCAGGAGAGCCAAGGCAAACGTACTTTGTGCGCTGCCTGCAATAGATAAAGCAACAATGGGAAACGAATCTTCGACGAGTTACATGTCTCGTCATATGTACGAAATTGCTCGCGAGATTGCCAGTCTAATCGGCGACTACCTATGGTTGAAGCCTGGGACGACTGTTTACGAGGAATCTGATAGAATTAGTGATTTAGACATAGTCACTTTCAACTTGAACAGCCGTAATCCAACGCCGAATACAGGTGGGATCATTCAAATGGCTGCAACTTTATCATTTTCGACATCCAAGCCAGTTCACTATTATACAGAGAAAAGCATTGCCGTACCAGTAAGATCGATTCCCATGCAGTTTCTTAACATAAGCCAGGACGAGAAGAACCATAATGAAGCACAAATAACAGGGTTTTGGACTGATCTTTTTAAAGAAGCTGTTGCAGTGATGCCAATCAATACCACTTATAAATTGGTTCCTTTCTACGGTTCTGATGATCAATTGTTTAAGGCACTTGCTCGCAGG ACTTTTGATGCAGCCATTGGCTTAACAGTAATGACCAGAAAAGGGTCCGAGCTCTTAGAATTCTCATATCCATATTTCGAAGTAGGCCCGATGCTAGTGATGAAGGAAAAGCCTGAACCGAACCAAGTTTTTTCATTCATGATGCCTTTCACCAACGAGATGTGGTGTACTTTGGCAGCTATGACGATGTTCAATGCTTTTGTTATTTGGTTAGTTGAGTCTAGAACTGGTCATGAATCTGTTGGAGCTATCTTCTGGTTCCCTTTGGCAACCCTCTTCTATGGAGGGCATAGTAAGATTTATGTTAACTTCAAGCATTTCACCTCGTTATTGAGCATGTTCTATATGGActacatgaattttttttgtaatgcaGGGGAATCACCGAGGAgcaatttaacatattttgtgTTGGCCCCATGGTTGGTCCTGATCCTGGTTGTTTCTTCAACCTATACACAAAGCTTTACTTCCATGATAACAAGCTCAGACACCGAGTCATCATCTTGCTTAGATATAGAAGATCTCAAGAAAACAAATGCTATTGTGGGTTGTGATATGGAAGATTCAATTATGTTGCAGCATTTAGTGGAGTACATTGGGTTCCAAAGAAAGAACATCAAGCACATTGCTCAATCTTCAATCGATGATTATGCTAAAGCTCTATCAACTGGAAAAATAAAGGCTGCATTCTTCTGGGCGCCTTATTCGGGTCTTTTCCTTGCAAAATACTGCAAAGGTTTCAGATCTTGGGGACCCAACCATAATCTACGTGGTTCTTCAGTT ATTTTTCCAAGGGATTCTCCTTTTGCTCCATACATGTCAGAGGCCATGGTGCGATTATGTGGGAGTGGAAAATTCAAGCGAATGAAGGATGATTTACTATCATTTCCTGAGTGTTCGAGTTCAACAATTGATGTCACCATGAAACGGGGAATAGGACCTGGGCCCTTCTCAggcttatttattttatcaggCACGGCATCTGCAGTTGCAATATTGATCACGGTTATTCGACCGATGAGAAGACGCTGGGAAAGGTTGGTTCAAGGAATGTTGATGGGTAGAGGACTTTGGGTATGGCTGACTACTCTGTTTTCTCGAGACCAAAGGGGAAATCAGCTCCAAGTTCAACTAGCAAGGATTAGTTTCACGTCCCAAACACAACTTACCAGCTCCTAG
- the LOC105787620 gene encoding glutamate receptor 3.7 isoform X3 → MGNESSTSYMSRHMYEIAREIASLIGDYLWLKPGTTVYEESDRISDLDIVTFNLNSRNPTPNTGGIIQMAATLSFSTSKPVHYYTEKSIAVPVRSIPMQFLNISQDEKNHNEAQITGFWTDLFKEAVAVMPINTTYKLVPFYGSDDQLFKALARRTFDAAIGLTVMTRKGSELLEFSYPYFEVGPMLVMKEKPEPNQVFSFMMPFTNEMWCTLAAMTMFNAFVIWLVESRTGHESVGAIFWFPLATLFYGGHSKIYVNFKHFTSLLSMFYMDYMNFFCNAGESPRSNLTYFVLAPWLVLILVVSSTYTQSFTSMITSSDTESSSCLDIEDLKKTNAIVGCDMEDSIMLQHLVEYIGFQRKNIKHIAQSSIDDYAKALSTGKIKAAFFWAPYSGLFLAKYCKGFRSWGPNHNLRGSSVIFPRDSPFAPYMSEAMVRLCGSGKFKRMKDDLLSFPECSSSTIDVTMKRGIGPGPFSGLFILSGTASAVAILITVIRPMRRRWERLVQGMLMGRGLWVWLTTLFSRDQRGNQLQVQLARISFTSQTQLTSS, encoded by the exons ATGGGAAACGAATCTTCGACGAGTTACATGTCTCGTCATATGTACGAAATTGCTCGCGAGATTGCCAGTCTAATCGGCGACTACCTATGGTTGAAGCCTGGGACGACTGTTTACGAGGAATCTGATAGAATTAGTGATTTAGACATAGTCACTTTCAACTTGAACAGCCGTAATCCAACGCCGAATACAGGTGGGATCATTCAAATGGCTGCAACTTTATCATTTTCGACATCCAAGCCAGTTCACTATTATACAGAGAAAAGCATTGCCGTACCAGTAAGATCGATTCCCATGCAGTTTCTTAACATAAGCCAGGACGAGAAGAACCATAATGAAGCACAAATAACAGGGTTTTGGACTGATCTTTTTAAAGAAGCTGTTGCAGTGATGCCAATCAATACCACTTATAAATTGGTTCCTTTCTACGGTTCTGATGATCAATTGTTTAAGGCACTTGCTCGCAGG ACTTTTGATGCAGCCATTGGCTTAACAGTAATGACCAGAAAAGGGTCCGAGCTCTTAGAATTCTCATATCCATATTTCGAAGTAGGCCCGATGCTAGTGATGAAGGAAAAGCCTGAACCGAACCAAGTTTTTTCATTCATGATGCCTTTCACCAACGAGATGTGGTGTACTTTGGCAGCTATGACGATGTTCAATGCTTTTGTTATTTGGTTAGTTGAGTCTAGAACTGGTCATGAATCTGTTGGAGCTATCTTCTGGTTCCCTTTGGCAACCCTCTTCTATGGAGGGCATAGTAAGATTTATGTTAACTTCAAGCATTTCACCTCGTTATTGAGCATGTTCTATATGGActacatgaattttttttgtaatgcaGGGGAATCACCGAGGAgcaatttaacatattttgtgTTGGCCCCATGGTTGGTCCTGATCCTGGTTGTTTCTTCAACCTATACACAAAGCTTTACTTCCATGATAACAAGCTCAGACACCGAGTCATCATCTTGCTTAGATATAGAAGATCTCAAGAAAACAAATGCTATTGTGGGTTGTGATATGGAAGATTCAATTATGTTGCAGCATTTAGTGGAGTACATTGGGTTCCAAAGAAAGAACATCAAGCACATTGCTCAATCTTCAATCGATGATTATGCTAAAGCTCTATCAACTGGAAAAATAAAGGCTGCATTCTTCTGGGCGCCTTATTCGGGTCTTTTCCTTGCAAAATACTGCAAAGGTTTCAGATCTTGGGGACCCAACCATAATCTACGTGGTTCTTCAGTT ATTTTTCCAAGGGATTCTCCTTTTGCTCCATACATGTCAGAGGCCATGGTGCGATTATGTGGGAGTGGAAAATTCAAGCGAATGAAGGATGATTTACTATCATTTCCTGAGTGTTCGAGTTCAACAATTGATGTCACCATGAAACGGGGAATAGGACCTGGGCCCTTCTCAggcttatttattttatcaggCACGGCATCTGCAGTTGCAATATTGATCACGGTTATTCGACCGATGAGAAGACGCTGGGAAAGGTTGGTTCAAGGAATGTTGATGGGTAGAGGACTTTGGGTATGGCTGACTACTCTGTTTTCTCGAGACCAAAGGGGAAATCAGCTCCAAGTTCAACTAGCAAGGATTAGTTTCACGTCCCAAACACAACTTACCAGCTCCTAG
- the LOC128035247 gene encoding glutamate receptor 2.4-like isoform X1, with product MAATLLFSTSKPLHYYTELSIAVPVRSIPSQFLNISHDDKSHNEAQITGFWIDLFKEAIAVMPINTTYKLVPFYGSDDQLFDTSSQAIGPWLVLILVVSSTYTQSFTSTITTSSDTESSSCLDIENLKKANAIVGCDTEDSIMLPHLVEVIGFRRNNNPLVIMQRLYQLEI from the exons ATGGCTGCAACTTTATTGTTTTCGACATCCAAGCCGCTTCACTATTATACCGAGTTAAGTATTGCTGTACCAGTAAGATCGATTCCCAGCCAGTTTCTTAATATAAGCCATGACGACAAGAGCCATAATGAAGCACAAATAACAGGGTTTTGGATTGATCTGTTTAAAGAAGCTATTGCAGTGATGCCAATCAATACCACTTATAAGCTGGTCCCTTTCTACGGTTCTGATGATCAATTGTTTGACACCAGCTCGCAGG CCATTGGCCCATGGTTGGTCCTGATCCTGGTTGTTTCTTCAACCTATACACAAAGCTTTACTTCCACGATAACAACAAGCTCAGACACCGAGTCATCATCTTGCTTGGATATAGAAAATCTTAAGAAAGCAAATGCTATTGTAGGTTGTGATACGGAAGATTCAATTATGTTGCCGCATTTAGTAGAGGTCATTGGGTTCCGAAGGAACAATAATCCATTGGTGATTATGCAAAGGCTCTATCAACTGGAAATATAA